A genomic region of Thunnus maccoyii chromosome 13, fThuMac1.1, whole genome shotgun sequence contains the following coding sequences:
- the h3f3c gene encoding H3 histone, family 3C, with product MARTKQTARKSTGGKAPRKQLATKAARKSAPSTGGVKKPHRYRPGTVALREIRRYQKSTELLIRKLPFQRLVREIAQDFKTDLRFQSAAIGALQEASEAYLVGLFEDTNLCAIHAKRVTIMPKDIQLARRIRGERA from the exons ATGGCTCGTACCAAGCAGACTGCTCGTAAGTCCACTGGAGGAAAGGCTCCTCGTAAGCAGCTGGCCACCAAGGCTGCCCGCAAGAGCGCCCCCTCCACTGGTGGCGTCAAGAAGCCCCATCGTTACAG GCCCGGTACCGTGGCTTTGAGAGAGATCCGTCGGTACCAGAAGTCCACTGAGCTGCTGATCCGCAAGCTGCCCTTCCAGCGCCTGGTGAGGGAGATCGCTCAGGACTTCAAGACTGACCTGCGTTTCCAGAGCGCTGCCATCGGTGCCCTGCAG GAGGCCAGTGAGGCGTACCTGGTGGGTCTGTTCGAGGACACTAACCTGTGTGCCATCCATGCCAAGCGTGTCACCATCATGCCCAAAGACATCCAGCTGGCACGCCGCATCCGTGGAGAGCGTGCTTAA